A stretch of DNA from Scleropages formosus chromosome 13, fSclFor1.1, whole genome shotgun sequence:
TGTGACAGATCCTTCATCCTGGCctggggtaagtaacacacgtcctttcgcacttaAAAACACCgtaacccctatttttggtgaatgtaagtgttgtgaTTTGTGGTGTGTTACCTATATGTTTTATGTTAAGTGTAGGGTTTCTaatttttatggcacattttatttattttgcactatttttaaaaatttatagcactgattgcacttttaagtagtcatCTACAAATGACTATGTGTgggttgtgtttgtattttcttatttatttattgttatttatctatttattgactttagtgtagtgtagattcAGTTTTGTTATGTGGTGCATGGTGTGTTTTAACTCTGTATGTACTTTATCATTCACCTACTCCACTAAAACGACAATAGGGGAGATGTGTTACGTAAAGGAATCACCCAAAaatggtaggtaaggtgtatgataacaccctgggaacaggccaggggactgcCCATTTTGAGCGGtaaatgttaccgggtaagttttcccttaattatttattaagtatggtTTTAAGTCTTGGGGTATGtcctttagtgttttaaaggttctgccatgcggttTGACTCATtgatttgaatatttatttaaaattttattgtttgcatggcgtctgggggtgcggtggcgcagtgggttggacccggtcctgctctccggtgggtctggggttcaagtcccgcttggggtgccttgcgacggactggcgtcccatcctgggtgtgtcccctccccctctggccctacgccctgtgttgctgggttaggctctggttccctgcgaccccgtatgggacaagcggttcagaaactgtgtgtgtgtgtgtgtgtgtgtgtgtttgcatggcagtttttaggaataatttatttattgaataaagattttaattagtggaaatgatgaatggagagatTTGTTCCTGTCgagtaagacagtgtgtgtggagccagacacctttgggtGGGTTGGTGGTCCATTCTGatctgtaaaaaaagaaaaaaaagttgaggTGTAGATCATGGAGAAAAACGCCTTGAGGGTAGTtctttgtttgcatgttctccccgtgtctgtgtgggttttctcttggtgctctggtttcctcccacagtccaaagacacactgttcaggttcacccataatgtgtgagtgacagtgtgtttcactgatgtattggatgagtgacccagtgtaagtagtgtatctagcagtgtaagtcaccttggcgaatgaggtgtgtgggatgataacactacatggagttcattgaagccgctttgaagaaaataaatctaACAATGGACGGTATCCGGTCGTCTTTCTTAGCAAGAAATGCATAGAATATTGACTTTCGAGTTACGATACAGCGCGTCTGAATTCCCCTTTTTTCACGTGATGTGTGTAAGTGTAGCGGAACAGAAAACGAGCGATTTGATGTGGAAGATTCGGTATATTCCGTCAAACTCTATTTTAAGACGCTAAGGCTTACGTTCTCCATCCGCAACATGAGCGGCTCTTCCGTGACGCGCGCTCATTGGGCGGTCTCGCGCCCCCGTCGTGCAGCTCGGGGTCTTTATATGGAGCGCCACGCGCGCGCTTCATATCGGAGCTTCGGTGTCCATCAAGGCGCAGTACGGGggcaatttaaaatgacttcatgCAACTCTGTGGGTAAGATGCATTTTCATAATCGCTCCAAAATGctttaataaatggaaatattgcgAAACACAATTTCATGTGAGCTCAAAAGAGCTTTATAACactttatttcaaatataattttcaaagcacatttaaatacaGACACTGTGAAACAGAATCTCATAGCTTGAAACGCCTTTGAAAACACTTAACTGCTTCAGATGTAATACTCAAAAGCCCAATTTTATACATATGTAGCAATTAGAGATAAACACATGATTTACATGGGTTTACCGTGCTCACGCGGTGATGACAGTGACTATACTGGATGCAGGTGGTATCTTACAGATCCctcagagtgagtgagtgagtgtgtgtgcgcatgacACACCTTTTGCCCTGCCTTGCAGAGCTGGAAGTGGAGTTCGGGGACCTTCTGCAGGAGTTCCAGCATGTCCTGGAGGAGCTCCGGGTGCCGACCCTAAGCACACCCTGCATCTACGAGCAGCATCTTGAGGAAGCCAAGAGACGCGCTGCGATGAACGACCGAGTCAGTGACAGCGGAATAGAAGACTCAGACTGCAGTGGGTGACCTTCCTTGTGTAGAAACGAGTGTTTGGCAGCACCATGCAAATGAGCATtttatatgtctatatatatgtatgtaatatgaggaaatatactgtatatggctCCCAGTCTACTGTATAAATACCTGGAGAACTGCCCTTAGGCCTCACTACTCATGAATGATATCTGACTGCACACCGACCATGAGTGACATGGCTCCTTCATGGGCGCTAGCATGATGAAATGTAGACAGTTATGAATTATCATAAAAGGGGAacgggtggcatagtggttagagctgctgcctttgaatccaaaagtTTCAGGTTTGAGCAATGCTTGTACCCTTGTGCAAGTTACTCACCCTAAACTACTATGGTAAAAAAacaattatccagctgtataaatgggtaaagaattgtaaccttaacattgtaagtcactttggagaaaaacatcagctaaaatgaataactgtaaagagTACTTTcgaggggatgtggtggcgcagcgggtttggccaggtcctgctctcgggtgggtttggggctcgaatccttcttggggtgccatgtgatggactggcgtcccgtcctgggtgtgtcccctccccctccagccttacgccctgtgttgccgggttactgtgtgtgtagtacctttgagaaaggtacttactctaaattgctccagttgatgttatgtagctgtataaatgaggtaAATGGCCTTGGAGAACATTGCCAGTGGAATTAATTAATGCAGTGTGGGCATCAGGTGTATTAGGCATCAGTGACTTAAGTGTAATAATTTGGGTGTGGTGAATGTCTCTCTGCACTTCTTCATTCAACATGGAGTGTGTGCAGCAGCACAGTAAGCCCAAAATGTGTACCAAGAGACCATATGAAACATTGTGCATGTGAGGAGTGTATTTGTagcctgtgtgtgagtgttgctTGTGGATCGCTGCAGGCAGGGAGCAGTCGCCGGGCAGCAGTCTCAACACCAGCGAGGAGGAGCTCAGCACCGCAGGCGTGAACGTCGCTCGGCGAGGTAAAGCAGCAGGTCACTTGTCACACTTCACTGTCCCCCCCAATGGGCACAGTGATGCGTTTGGCTCAGGTGCGGCCAAAGAGCCAGGGCTGGTTGGGGGCTCATATTCTCACCCCCTGGGAAGCATGCAGAGACGCAGGGAAAGCATGGAGCACGTGGCATGTGGCGGCTGCCTGGCGGCACACTCGCCGCGGTGGGCCCAGGATGCCGCCGGCGTGACACCGGCTCATGGGATTACGGCACGGCGAGGATGTGATTCGTCAAAGCCGGCCTCCGAAAGGCCCCATGAAAAATCTTTGAGAGAGGGGGGGATTAAGATGCCTCCTTCCTTATGTAATTCTGGCCGTGCTGTAATGTTCCCCCGCCCGCCTGCAGCGGCGCACAGGAAATTCTTCTGCTCTTACCAGCCTCCCTCCCGGTGGAGAGCGCCGTTCCAGCTCCCTCACATTCTTTCCGCTTATTCTGTTTCTGCAGCCAAATTGGGGGACACGAGAGACCTTCAGAGCTTCATTGAAAACCTGGACAAAGAACTCGCCGGTATGTTgcttaaaatattttggaaacacattttttttttttttttgtgttgataTGGGGTTTACTGCAGTTATTTTCCAAAAAGAATTCCCTTGCAGCCAAAGCTCAATGAGCAGATACACCAGTTCCAGTCACTCCTACTGAAAGTTATCTGACATCGGCAGCCGCTGGACCGTTACAAATCCTTATTTGTTAAGTGGTCCAGGAAGCGCGACGGGTCAATACTTAAGCGTTTTTAGGACTTGAGCGGCTTATCCGGCTATTTGGTCCGTGCTGACTGTCGGTGAGCCGAACCATTCATTAAACCATTATGTCCAAATTAGTAGGAAGAGATTTGTTTTAATGACATCTGATAATGCCAagcacacccccacacccatcCTGGAGCTGGCATCGTTGCCGTGACAACAGGAGACCTATGCGCTCTGTACAGTTGCTGATATCTTGCAGGAGCATCTCCTTGACCCTGGCTGGGTATCGCCTGTAAGGAGTGACTCATTTTCCACGTGCCCATGGTGGCACAAGTGTGGGTAGAGGGTGTGTGTTAGGGCATCACCATGGGCGACTCCCACCCTGCAGTGACTGCCGTGCTGCACGGCGTGCAGTCCCTCCTCTGGCAGTATTGGAAGAAGACCGCCCAGTACCTGCTTGTGAAGTCCTCCCCCATTATCTGAGCCAGGCCACTGTTCTGCCAGAGCAGACTGCTGTTCCGGTGCTCAGCTGTCACCACTTTATCTTCCTGACAGAGATGTGAACTGCGCCGTCCAGGCATCGGCGAAAACAGACTCAGTCCAGCTGTGAGTCTGGAGAAGAGAGTTCCACACCACCTGTCCCTTGAAACAGCCCCTCGCCCTTCCCTCAGGTCAAAGGTGGACACTGACCGATGGAGGAAACAACACACTTCGGTCTGCTCTCTCCTTGTCTGAAGTTAGTGTAAAAACATGCTCTTAGTCCTTTATGTACGTGCACTTGGCTGCCTGCAACATTCTGCAAAGATACTAATGCTTGCTCTAACTGAAATGTGCGTGTGAGCTTGTGAGGTCCCACATTCGCCTAACGCAGAGCAGCCTTAACCGACGTACAGGCAGTGCGGTAAATCCTCATCCTGCCACATGTAGCAAAAGTCTCTTAAGAAGGACTTTAGtagtaattaattaaataaaaaaaaatatagatttttttgcaaaaactaGCATGAACATACTTCTAggctgttttttaattttttttgcggTTCACTCAAACCCGCATTAAATAgatttttgttgcatttgttttaaaaatggatgatttttaaaaacatttttctgtttgtaaagtaattgtaaaaaatccaaattatatttttatacatgtactgtttttttttttatattagttGTCAtacaatgactgaaaaaaatgtttgtgtaaatattttaagagCAATAAACTTTTgtacttaaaatgaataatgtctTTGTAATTTTAAACGTACAGGTGCAGCTGTAGTCCCCATGTAATTTGTAGACCATGAGGCTTACAGGAAACTTGAATGTATAAAGTAAAACTCAAAGAATGCTTTCTGTGGACAGACATAAGCTCAAATTTCACTATCCTTAGTTTAACCTTTGCATATGATCTCTCTGTTTGGCATAAAGAATTTGGCACAAAGTGGTTAGAGGAGTGTATggggggcagtggcgcagtgggttggaccgggtcctgctctccagtgggtgtggggttcgagtcctgcttggggtgccttgcgacggactggtgtcccgtcctgggtgtgtcccctccccctccggccttgcgccctgtgttaccgggtaggctccggttccccgcgaccctgtctgggacaagcggttctgaaaatgtgtgtggttaGAGGAACTGAGGATTTGTCAAGTTGCTCACTTCTGTAGCAGCTTTGTATTTATTCGAGGTGCATCAAGGCTCTGTGTAAGGACCATATGCTGTTCTTCCCGAAAGGGCATTTCGTTTCACAGAAATCACCCACTCaccttatataaaaaaaaaaaaaaatcccttgttTTGTGCtttccctcctccacctccccaaATGGCCCAACTCTGCCCTCACTTCCTCTCTGGCTTTGAGTTTCAGTTATGGCATTACTTCTGCAAACAAACAAGGAAATCCACAAATGTAGCCCTGATGTTGAGAGTCCATGTTCAAGCAGGAAGTGCGTCATTTGTGCAACAGAACAATACCGATTTTTATCTTTGTTCAGATTCATTTCAAGGGGATCTGGCAGCTTGGATGGTCTGTGGTCTCAAACTGACAGCCTGacttaacaaaaattaaatctgCCAACTGTTGCTGAATTATTTTCAAACTGAGTAGCACTGAAGGAATACAGAAAGACAAGCATTGctttgataaataaattaagttcTAAATTATGCAGTAATCTGACAGCTGTGGATCATACTAGGGAGGGCAAACATTTTGTGGAAGAACTGAATCGCTATATTGAATTACGCTGAGAAAATTTTATAAAGACATTTTTCCTTGTTCACCTCAAATTTAacttctgaataataaaaaaagaaatatctcTCCTGCATCTGCCTTCCATAGATCCCTGAACAGCGCTTGAGGcatgaaaagtgtcagtgagACACACTGCAAATGTGTAAGGACAGGATTTCTTGCCATATGAGAATATGCCGTTTATTGCCGTTTTTGCCCTTGCCTTTGCAAGATGCCGAAATGTTCTTTAGTTTTCGGCGCTTTccaataaatgttatttaatagTAAGTGCAATTTGTTGTGTGGTCACTTTAGAGGATGCCCCTAAGTAACGCTAGTCTAGAGACATAGGCCGTGTCACATGTTGGTCATTATGCAACGACTAACAATGGCTCTTGGCTGATCTGTTGCCAAGGAAACCATGCTGCACTACACAAGACTGGGTAGCAGACTGCCTTTTGATGGAGTGACCTGTAACATTACTGTAGCCCCCCAGGCTCCGTGCGCCCGCTGTTACATCACAACGAGCGCTGCTCCTCTCCACGTTCCGAAAT
This window harbors:
- the LOC108925345 gene encoding regulator of cell cycle RGCC — translated: MTSCNSVELEVEFGDLLQEFQHVLEELRVPTLSTPCIYEQHLEEAKRRAAMNDRVSDSGIEDSDCSREQSPGSSLNTSEEELSTAGVNVARRAKLGDTRDLQSFIENLDKELAEM